One Polaribacter sp. KT25b DNA segment encodes these proteins:
- a CDS encoding response regulator transcription factor, protein MNVIKLILVDDHKLLRDGLRNIIEQRSNMHIIGEASDGREAIKVCTKLMPDVVVMDVAMPGLNGIEAASQIHKINPKIKIIGLSMHSSKQFIQGMFKAGAFGYLLKDGDSDELIIAITTVVENKKYLSKDINQEFLTLLKQGENLQKAKLSTREKEVLQLIAEGKSSKEIGEVLFLSSKTVDVHRNNIMKKLDLHTIPELTKYAIQKGLTSLDV, encoded by the coding sequence ATGAATGTAATTAAATTAATATTAGTTGATGATCATAAATTATTGAGAGATGGTTTACGCAACATTATAGAGCAAAGATCTAATATGCATATAATTGGCGAGGCTTCTGATGGTAGAGAAGCAATAAAAGTATGCACTAAATTAATGCCAGATGTTGTGGTTATGGATGTTGCTATGCCTGGTTTAAATGGTATAGAAGCTGCTAGTCAAATACATAAAATAAATCCTAAAATAAAAATTATTGGTCTGTCTATGCATTCTTCTAAACAATTTATTCAAGGTATGTTTAAGGCAGGAGCTTTTGGTTACTTATTAAAAGATGGAGATTCCGACGAGTTAATTATTGCTATAACTACAGTGGTTGAGAATAAAAAATACTTGTCAAAAGACATTAACCAAGAGTTTCTTACTTTATTAAAGCAGGGTGAAAATTTACAGAAAGCAAAATTGAGTACAAGAGAGAAAGAGGTATTACAATTAATTGCAGAAGGTAAATCATCTAAAGAAATAGGAGAAGTATTATTTTTAAGTTCAAAGACTGTAGATGTTCATAGAAATAATATTATGAAAAAACTAGACTTACACACTATTCCCGAACTAACAAAATATGCTATTCAAAAAGGTTTAACTTCTTTAGATGTTTGA
- a CDS encoding response regulator, with protein MKLKLKNLLIVEDNLFIGKSVVNMAKEVSSIGDIRLINSLQEAMSILIETNFDLLILDLKLPDGNGIELLKWLKEKKIDTKVFVFSISKELKKTALRYGAYAFFDKAKDADELIEALKKA; from the coding sequence TTGAAATTAAAATTAAAGAATTTATTAATAGTAGAAGACAACCTTTTTATTGGAAAGAGTGTCGTTAATATGGCTAAAGAAGTTAGTAGTATTGGAGATATACGCTTAATAAATTCCTTACAAGAAGCAATGTCTATTTTAATTGAAACGAATTTTGACTTATTAATACTTGATTTGAAATTACCTGATGGAAATGGTATAGAGCTACTAAAATGGCTTAAAGAGAAAAAAATAGACACAAAAGTCTTTGTTTTTTCTATAAGTAAAGAGTTAAAAAAAACGGCATTAAGATACGGCGCTTACGCCTTTTTTGATAAAGCAAAAGATGCTGATGAATTAATAGAAGCACTTAAAAAAGCTTAA
- a CDS encoding PAS domain-containing protein: MRIRKKFQIAFILTSIIFIAGIITIFYFTLMNDFEEVEGNRLNQRVENSAKAIDNFMLTRIADFNVLSNNPLFSSSSSEITSEYLTRVENQYPFYNKLLFVNKEGIILSSSDKKFIGENLLQLEPDLEDEFKKTINGGNDDVFVSNLSITSKDEIKKNQSFNLKLFSDVIDLEGNVVGVLVGFMNMKPLNELILYIDNISTGYKRTYLLNNEGVVLVSGNKEVKIYQKHPDFLINELQQKFEKAEKGFYFNENSKGIKFLSGFTTLSKYGTESVNNWYLLRIVPFNEIMKPFYKTVYIVVFIILFIISLFIIFLIYSNTKRVKNSLLAAESREYSLKEVSKVAKIGYQEYDIATNTFIWSDYVYEIFGLDPKDGMPSPEEIVSVFDKESQKKIAEADQNIDYNGIHCDIELKLINKREQEVWVRYVAQPVVNQKNKIVGRRGVLQDITVSKNAQLELQHSKQQIQDSLDLLEKSEFAKDEASKVGKIGYWNYDAATGDTVWSDYVYEIFGLKPQKIAPVITETAKFFNKEYQIKIAQVTSDLATKGIPYDIELKFINKDNKEVWIRTKGQPIYNEQNEIIGRGGITQDITESKIAQLELELSKQKIQATLELLEKSEFAKSEGNKMAKIGYLEHDLATNVFVWSDIVYQFFGLEPSDEIPSRDEIMKLYDKESQEKLAQANLKLITKGISYDVDLRIINFKKEEVWVRNAVQAVYNQDNKIVGRRGVMQDITASKKVQLELQFSKQKIQESLKLLEKSEYSKNEGSKIAKIGYWDHDLITNTIIWSDYLYQIFESNPKNGIPPQNEIMEKFDKESQEKLAQATLDIISKGISYDIELKFINKQNEEVWLRNVAQPIYNKENEIVGKRGVMQNITASKKAQLELELSKQKIQISLDQLEESEYSLKETSKIAKIGFWEYDLSTKVFIWSDYIYHIYAIDPKDEIPSRKELIAFYDLESQKKIQQSIQDISIKGISYDIELKLINLKKKEIWVRTVVQPIYDKENNIIGRRGVMQDITASKKVQQELELSKQEIQESLNLLEQSKYSMDEASKVAKIGYFEQDIATDTFKWSDYLFNIHGFDPVKKIPSKEEFFKNIDKESLEILNEATSNLYAKGVSYDIEMKIFNQIKNKNVWVRSVAQPIYNEKNEIIGRRGVTQDITASKKAQQELELSKQEIQESLNLLEQSKYSMDEASKVAKIGYHDYDIATDTFIWSEYLYYIFGIDPKETITRNKAITYFDEASKEKVIQATLDLDSTGTPYDLELKIINGRNEEVWVRNVAEPIFNEQNEVIGRRGVSQDITIAKKAQLELEVSKQEIETALELLEKSEYSKNEASKVAKIGFMEYDNATDVFKWSEYLYNLYGLDPTKKVPPIKEIIPYFDEESKQKMKVATTALERDGVPYDLELKLFNQKKKTVWMRLVVQPVYNEQQEVVGRRGVAQDITQRKLIQNELDRQNKRLFELNNSLNLAQKLSHVGSWQWDMVTDTAEWSDEMYNIYGVSKENFCPTNENVKKTVLPEDLYKLEQGVSSLLINKTFVPFDFRIQRPSGEVRTVFIMALEKADNEKVFGVTKDITERVQIEKENLRIKNNFRRLFDNATISIWNEDLSQVFKEIEVLRRLDIPNIKLYLEAHPDITNSLLDKIKINSVNRATLKLFKAKSHQEFLNNFRDTLGIGSKKVFIRFIEAIWNNEKAFTSEVTYKTLAGDEFATLLSVGIPKTLTEQQTVPVSVQSIQSIKDAQLEKKESIRRLKEAQELAHVGSWLFNISSKKTEWSDETFRIWGYDLDKSVPSHAEIINRIHIDDQEMFKNSGDLASTIGEPYDIEFRIYIPNQEQKILRSICQPIFDENGKVVTLRGTNQDITAQKLAMQEIEKAEEMYRILTDNSNDLISLQEKDSTFKYVSPSVKTLLGYEPSSFIGKKVFNLVHKQDVEKLKEDIQNRLSTDKYNEALTFRVRHKEGHYIWLEYLSSPVYEGKEISHFVTTSRDITMWVKAKKEIEEYQKSLQKMTTEITMIEEKQKKEIASNIHDHLSQSLVISKMRINQLKKNPQLQVIDDDLKFIETHISEALENSRKITYELSPPVLYQLGIIDALNWLLDDVEATHKITCQFNSNVNNVKLDDVKSILLFRSIQEVIKNTIKYANASLITLNFDRNDFGIYILIYDDGIGFNTDKLKNINNHSGSGFGLFTVQERIQNIKGKFSIESQKNVGTFVKIFIPLAT; encoded by the coding sequence ATGAGAATTCGAAAAAAATTTCAAATTGCTTTTATTTTAACCTCTATTATATTTATAGCAGGTATAATTACTATTTTTTATTTTACTTTGATGAACGATTTTGAAGAAGTAGAAGGAAATCGGCTTAATCAAAGAGTAGAAAATTCTGCAAAAGCGATAGATAACTTTATGTTAACTAGAATAGCAGATTTTAATGTTTTAAGTAATAATCCGTTATTTAGTTCAAGTTCTAGCGAAATTACTTCAGAATATTTAACAAGAGTAGAAAATCAATATCCCTTTTACAACAAACTTTTATTTGTAAATAAAGAAGGAATCATTCTATCTTCATCTGATAAGAAATTTATTGGTGAGAATTTGTTACAATTAGAGCCTGATTTAGAAGATGAATTTAAAAAAACAATAAATGGTGGCAATGATGATGTGTTTGTTTCAAATTTATCTATAACATCAAAAGATGAGATTAAAAAAAATCAATCATTTAACCTTAAATTATTTAGTGATGTTATTGATTTAGAAGGAAATGTTGTAGGTGTTTTAGTCGGTTTTATGAATATGAAGCCTCTAAACGAATTAATACTTTATATTGATAATATATCAACGGGTTATAAACGCACTTATTTATTAAACAATGAAGGAGTAGTACTTGTATCTGGAAATAAAGAAGTAAAAATTTATCAAAAACATCCAGATTTCTTGATAAATGAATTACAACAAAAATTTGAAAAGGCCGAAAAAGGTTTTTATTTTAATGAAAATTCTAAGGGTATAAAATTTCTATCAGGATTTACAACTCTTTCAAAATACGGAACTGAAAGTGTTAATAATTGGTATCTTCTTAGAATTGTACCTTTTAATGAAATAATGAAACCATTCTATAAAACAGTTTACATAGTTGTTTTCATTATTTTATTTATAATATCATTATTTATAATATTTCTTATTTATTCAAATACAAAAAGGGTTAAAAATTCTTTATTAGCAGCAGAAAGTAGGGAATATTCCTTAAAAGAAGTAAGTAAAGTAGCTAAAATAGGATATCAAGAATATGATATTGCTACTAATACTTTTATCTGGTCTGATTATGTGTATGAAATTTTTGGACTTGACCCAAAAGACGGAATGCCATCACCTGAAGAAATTGTGTCAGTTTTTGATAAAGAATCTCAAAAAAAGATTGCAGAAGCTGATCAAAATATTGATTATAATGGGATTCATTGTGATATTGAATTAAAATTAATAAATAAAAGAGAACAAGAAGTTTGGGTTCGTTATGTAGCTCAGCCGGTTGTTAACCAAAAGAACAAAATTGTTGGAAGAAGAGGTGTTTTACAAGATATTACAGTTTCTAAAAATGCACAATTAGAATTGCAACACTCCAAACAACAGATTCAAGATTCTTTAGACTTATTAGAAAAAAGTGAATTTGCTAAAGACGAGGCAAGTAAAGTAGGAAAAATAGGATATTGGAATTATGATGCAGCAACTGGTGATACTGTATGGTCTGATTATGTGTATGAAATTTTTGGTCTAAAACCCCAAAAGATTGCCCCAGTAATTACTGAAACTGCTAAGTTTTTTAATAAAGAGTATCAAATAAAAATTGCCCAAGTAACATCAGACCTTGCTACAAAAGGAATCCCTTACGATATTGAGTTAAAATTTATTAATAAAGATAATAAAGAAGTTTGGATACGAACTAAAGGTCAGCCAATTTATAACGAACAAAACGAAATTATAGGTAGAGGTGGTATAACACAAGATATTACAGAATCTAAAATTGCACAATTAGAACTAGAACTTTCTAAACAAAAAATTCAAGCCACTTTAGAACTCCTAGAAAAAAGTGAATTCGCCAAAAGTGAGGGGAATAAAATGGCTAAAATAGGATATTTAGAACATGATCTTGCAACGAATGTTTTTGTATGGTCTGATATTGTTTATCAGTTTTTTGGTTTAGAACCAAGCGATGAAATACCATCAAGAGATGAAATTATGAAACTTTATGATAAAGAATCTCAAGAAAAGTTAGCACAAGCAAACTTAAAACTTATAACTAAGGGTATTTCTTATGATGTAGATTTAAGAATTATCAATTTTAAAAAAGAAGAAGTATGGGTACGAAATGCTGTTCAGGCAGTTTATAACCAAGATAATAAAATTGTTGGTAGAAGAGGTGTAATGCAAGATATTACAGCTTCTAAAAAAGTACAATTAGAGTTACAATTCTCCAAACAAAAGATTCAAGAGTCTTTAAAGTTATTAGAAAAAAGCGAATACTCTAAAAATGAGGGTAGTAAAATTGCTAAAATAGGGTATTGGGATCATGATTTGATAACCAATACGATTATATGGTCTGATTATTTGTATCAGATTTTTGAATCAAATCCAAAAAATGGAATTCCGCCTCAAAATGAGATTATGGAAAAGTTTGATAAAGAATCTCAAGAAAAATTAGCGCAGGCAACGTTAGATATTATTTCTAAAGGTATTAGTTATGATATTGAGTTGAAATTTATTAATAAACAAAATGAAGAAGTTTGGTTAAGAAATGTGGCGCAACCTATATATAACAAAGAAAATGAAATTGTAGGTAAAAGAGGTGTAATGCAAAACATTACGGCATCTAAAAAAGCACAATTAGAATTAGAGTTGTCTAAACAAAAAATTCAAATTTCATTAGATCAGTTAGAAGAAAGTGAATATTCTTTAAAAGAAACTAGTAAAATAGCTAAAATAGGGTTTTGGGAATATGATTTATCAACCAAAGTGTTTATCTGGTCTGATTATATATATCATATTTATGCAATAGATCCTAAAGATGAAATTCCATCACGAAAAGAACTAATAGCATTTTACGATTTAGAATCTCAGAAAAAAATACAACAATCTATTCAAGATATAAGTATAAAAGGTATTAGTTATGATATAGAATTAAAATTAATTAATCTAAAAAAGAAAGAGATTTGGGTAAGAACAGTAGTTCAACCTATTTACGATAAAGAAAATAATATTATAGGTAGAAGAGGTGTAATGCAAGATATTACAGCTTCTAAAAAAGTACAACAAGAATTAGAGTTGTCTAAACAAGAGATTCAAGAGTCTTTAAATTTATTAGAACAGAGTAAATATTCTATGGATGAGGCAAGTAAAGTTGCTAAAATAGGGTATTTTGAACAAGATATTGCTACAGATACTTTTAAATGGTCAGATTATCTTTTTAACATTCATGGTTTTGATCCTGTAAAAAAAATACCTTCAAAAGAAGAATTTTTTAAAAATATAGATAAAGAATCTCTAGAAATATTAAATGAAGCTACCTCAAACCTTTATGCCAAAGGTGTTTCTTATGATATTGAAATGAAAATTTTTAATCAAATTAAAAATAAAAATGTTTGGGTAAGAAGTGTAGCACAGCCTATTTATAATGAAAAAAATGAAATTATAGGTAGAAGAGGAGTAACACAAGATATTACAGCATCTAAAAAAGCGCAACAAGAATTAGAGTTGTCTAAACAAGAGATTCAAGAGTCTTTAAATTTATTAGAACAGAGTAAATATTCTATGGACGAGGCAAGTAAAGTTGCTAAAATTGGGTATCATGATTATGATATTGCAACAGATACTTTTATTTGGTCTGAGTATCTTTATTATATTTTTGGTATAGATCCAAAAGAAACTATTACACGCAATAAGGCAATAACTTATTTTGATGAAGCATCTAAAGAAAAGGTAATACAAGCCACTTTAGATTTAGATTCTACAGGGACTCCCTATGATTTAGAGTTAAAAATAATAAATGGAAGAAATGAAGAGGTTTGGGTAAGAAATGTAGCGGAACCTATCTTTAATGAACAAAATGAAGTTATTGGTAGAAGAGGAGTTAGTCAAGATATAACTATCGCTAAAAAAGCACAACTTGAATTAGAAGTTTCTAAACAAGAAATTGAAACAGCTTTAGAATTGTTAGAAAAAAGTGAATACTCTAAAAATGAAGCTAGTAAGGTTGCTAAAATTGGTTTTATGGAGTATGATAATGCAACAGATGTTTTTAAATGGTCTGAGTATCTTTATAATTTATATGGCCTTGATCCCACCAAAAAAGTGCCACCAATAAAAGAAATTATACCATATTTTGATGAAGAATCAAAACAGAAAATGAAAGTCGCTACTACAGCGCTTGAAAGAGACGGCGTTCCTTATGATCTAGAGTTAAAATTATTCAATCAAAAAAAGAAAACAGTTTGGATGAGACTTGTTGTACAGCCAGTGTACAACGAACAACAAGAAGTTGTTGGTAGAAGAGGTGTTGCTCAAGATATTACACAAAGAAAATTAATACAAAATGAATTAGATCGTCAAAATAAACGATTATTTGAATTAAATAATTCGTTAAATCTAGCACAGAAATTAAGCCATGTTGGTAGTTGGCAATGGGATATGGTTACAGATACAGCAGAATGGTCTGATGAAATGTATAATATTTATGGGGTATCAAAAGAAAATTTTTGCCCAACAAATGAAAATGTTAAAAAGACAGTTTTACCAGAAGACCTGTATAAATTAGAACAAGGTGTTTCTTCGTTGCTAATAAACAAAACGTTTGTTCCGTTTGATTTTAGAATACAGCGCCCATCTGGAGAAGTTAGAACTGTGTTTATTATGGCTTTAGAAAAAGCTGATAATGAAAAAGTATTTGGTGTTACCAAGGATATTACAGAACGAGTACAAATTGAAAAAGAGAATTTAAGGATAAAAAATAATTTTAGGAGGCTATTTGATAATGCAACTATTTCTATTTGGAATGAAGATTTATCACAGGTTTTTAAAGAAATAGAAGTACTTAGAAGACTTGATATACCTAATATTAAACTATACTTAGAAGCACATCCAGATATAACAAATTCTTTGCTTGATAAGATAAAAATAAATAGTGTAAATAGAGCTACTTTAAAATTATTTAAAGCAAAAAGTCATCAAGAATTTTTAAATAATTTTCGAGATACTCTGGGTATAGGATCAAAGAAAGTATTTATAAGGTTTATAGAAGCAATATGGAATAATGAAAAAGCATTTACATCTGAGGTTACATATAAAACTTTAGCAGGAGATGAGTTTGCGACTTTATTATCTGTTGGTATTCCAAAAACTCTAACAGAACAACAAACGGTTCCTGTGAGTGTACAAAGTATTCAAAGTATAAAAGATGCACAATTAGAAAAAAAAGAGTCTATAAGGAGATTAAAAGAAGCGCAAGAATTAGCTCATGTTGGTAGCTGGTTATTTAATATTTCAAGTAAAAAAACAGAATGGTCTGATGAAACTTTTCGTATTTGGGGTTATGATTTAGATAAATCAGTACCAAGTCATGCTGAAATTATAAATCGAATTCATATCGATGACCAAGAAATGTTTAAAAATTCTGGAGATTTAGCTTCTACTATTGGAGAACCTTACGATATCGAATTTCGAATTTACATACCAAATCAAGAACAAAAAATATTAAGATCTATTTGCCAACCTATATTTGATGAAAACGGCAAAGTAGTTACTTTAAGAGGTACAAATCAAGATATTACTGCACAAAAACTTGCCATGCAAGAAATTGAAAAAGCAGAAGAAATGTATCGTATCTTAACAGATAACTCTAATGATTTAATTTCTTTACAGGAAAAAGACAGTACTTTTAAATATGTTAGTCCTTCTGTAAAAACACTATTAGGTTATGAACCATCAAGTTTTATAGGTAAAAAAGTTTTTAATTTAGTTCATAAACAAGATGTAGAGAAATTAAAAGAAGATATTCAAAATAGACTTTCTACGGATAAATATAATGAAGCGCTAACTTTTAGAGTTCGTCATAAAGAAGGACATTATATTTGGTTAGAGTATTTATCATCTCCTGTTTATGAAGGTAAAGAAATTAGCCATTTTGTTACCACTTCTAGAGATATTACAATGTGGGTAAAAGCGAAAAAAGAAATAGAAGAATATCAAAAGTCACTTCAGAAAATGACTACAGAGATTACAATGATAGAAGAAAAGCAAAAAAAGGAAATAGCTTCAAATATTCACGACCACTTAAGTCAATCTTTAGTAATTTCAAAAATGAGAATAAATCAGCTTAAAAAAAATCCGCAATTACAAGTTATTGATGATGATTTAAAATTTATTGAAACGCATATTTCTGAAGCTTTAGAAAATAGTCGTAAAATTACTTACGAACTATCACCACCAGTATTATATCAACTTGGTATTATTGATGCTTTAAATTGGTTACTTGATGATGTAGAAGCTACACATAAAATAACATGTCAATTTAATAGTAATGTAAATAATGTTAAACTTGATGATGTAAAATCGATTTTATTGTTTAGAAGTATACAAGAAGTGATAAAAAACACCATAAAATACGCAAATGCTTCTCTAATAACTTTAAATTTTGATAGAAACGATTTTGGTATATACATTCTAATATATGATGATGGAATAGGTTTTAATACTGATAAATTAAAAAATATTAATAATCATTCAGGATCTGGTTTTGGTTTGTTTACAGTTCAAGAACGTATTCAAAACATAAAGGGAAAATTTAGTATAGAATCACAAAAAAATGTTGGGACTTTTGTTAAAATTTTTATACCTTTAGCTACATGA